The proteins below are encoded in one region of Longimicrobium sp.:
- a CDS encoding kelch repeat-containing protein, whose product MKPHVAEVARMGAARAAHTATLLGDGRVLVAGGCTVDGCEMAAAGATAELYDPRARRFTPAGRMSARRGGHTATRLADGTVLLAGGWDGGRQLATAELYDPRTGRFTATGSLARARGGHTATLLPDGRVLIAGGDGGVREVEVYDPRTRSFRTVGSLREPRSAHAASLLANGRVLLTGGSVRRGTVVSSAEVFDPRTGRSTATGEMTRVRHRHAAAALPDGRVLVLGGSDHRDWRGRCATAEVYDPATGRFTRVSDLRTARFKLANAVVPLANGTVLVAGGGETVEAFSPPRGEFFTAHGSLGAARQFSTATALADGSVLIVGGYDERVRPTATAWLYSGARPS is encoded by the coding sequence ATGAAGCCCCACGTCGCCGAAGTCGCCCGGATGGGCGCGGCGCGCGCGGCGCACACGGCCACGCTGCTCGGCGACGGGCGGGTGCTGGTCGCGGGCGGCTGCACGGTCGACGGCTGCGAGATGGCGGCGGCGGGCGCCACGGCCGAGCTGTACGATCCCCGCGCGCGCCGGTTCACCCCCGCGGGGCGGATGTCGGCCAGGCGCGGCGGCCACACCGCCACCCGGCTGGCGGACGGGACGGTGCTGCTGGCCGGCGGGTGGGACGGCGGCCGCCAGCTCGCCACCGCCGAGCTGTACGACCCGCGCACGGGCCGCTTCACGGCGACGGGCTCGCTCGCCCGCGCCCGCGGCGGCCACACCGCCACGCTCCTCCCCGACGGCCGCGTGCTGATCGCCGGCGGCGACGGCGGAGTGCGCGAGGTCGAAGTCTACGATCCGCGGACGCGCTCCTTCCGGACGGTGGGATCGCTGCGGGAGCCCCGTTCCGCGCACGCGGCGTCACTGCTGGCGAACGGGCGCGTCCTGCTCACGGGCGGCAGCGTCCGCCGCGGCACGGTGGTCTCCTCGGCCGAGGTGTTCGATCCGCGGACGGGAAGATCGACGGCGACGGGGGAGATGACGCGCGTCCGGCACAGGCACGCCGCGGCGGCGCTCCCGGACGGCCGCGTGCTGGTGCTCGGCGGCTCCGACCACCGCGACTGGCGCGGCCGCTGCGCCACCGCCGAGGTGTACGACCCCGCCACCGGCCGCTTCACCCGCGTCAGCGACCTGCGCACGGCGCGCTTCAAGCTGGCGAACGCGGTGGTGCCGCTGGCGAACGGGACGGTGCTGGTGGCCGGCGGCGGCGAAACGGTCGAGGCGTTCTCCCCGCCGCGCGGCGAGTTCTTCACCGCGCACGGCAGCCTGGGCGCCGCCCGCCAGTTCTCCACCGCCACCGCCCTCGCCGACGGCAGCGTGCTCATCGTCGGCGGCTACGACGAGCGCGTCCGCCCCACCGCCACGGCGTGGCTGTACAGCGGCGCTCGGCCGTCGTGA
- the rpoC gene encoding DNA-directed RNA polymerase subunit beta', with the protein MIDFPRVRETRSQDFNFIQVKIASPEEIRGWSFGEVTKPETINYRSFKPERDGLFCERIFGPVKDWECHCGKFKRIRFRGHVCDKCGVEVTLSKVRRERMGHIELAVPVAHIWMFKTLPSQMGYLLGMTLRDLEKVIYYATYVVTAVGAQEVKHSQILDEDEYLALRDKAREEGDAEFKAEIGAEAVRNLLRQIDVDELAESLRTQVANETSQHRKKMVLKRLKVIDAIRGSGSTPAERNKPEWMIMDVIPVIPPDLRPLVPLDGGRFATSDLNDLYRRVINRNNRLKKLMEMRAPEVILRNEKRMLQEAVDALFDNGRRSKAIRGRGKRPLKSLSDMLKGKQGRFRQNLLGKRVDYSGRSVIVVGPELKLHQCGLPKAMAVELFKPFIIHELEKRGEAETVKRAKKIVERDDPRVYEVLEDIIRDHPVLLNRAPTLHRLGIQAFEPVLVEGKAIRIHPLVCAAFNADFDGDQMAVHVPLSFEAQLEARVLMLSSNNILLPSNGRPIAAPSQDIVIGCYWLTHETPAHKGAFEADLEEQKKPQAERDPARVLRRFGTVAEVELALAHRVLGYHSPIYFWTDPRPAAELEEGEARKPGWIRTTAGRVIFNSVVPAEMGFWNRTMGKKELGDVIFSAYRTVGLARTTVFLDDLKAFGFRYSTLGGVSVGIEDMEIPADKDGILREAEEDVARFTRAYNNGVISNGERYNKVIDTWTHANNDVADAMVARLKVSRGGFNPVYMMMNSGARGSRDQMRQLAGMRGLMAKPQKKLTGGIGEIIESPIKSNFREGLTVLEYFISTHGARKGLADTALKTADAGYLTRRLVDVAQDVTITEDDCGTVLGLEVSALKEGEDVVEPLMDRIVGSVAADDVFDPIDKEMLVEAGELINEEIAVNIEDAGIQTVKIRSVLTCESRRGLCRKCYGRNLATMGMVDQGEAVGILAAQSIGEPGTQLTLRTFHIGGTAARIAATTQRKSKVEGVAQFERITSVQTPEGARIVTSREGEIIMRTAEGAVRSRLAVPYGATISVADGDKIAVGDTLFSWDPYSEPIVADFGGTVRFLDIVDEETVREELDESTGRRQMVIIEDRSKKLHPMIEIMGENGVKLREFIVPVGAQLTVRDAEKIEPGATLAKIAREAYKTRDITGGLPRIAELFEARRPKDPAVITEIDGTVRFGDIKRGKREVLVIPEAGNERVYEVPVGKHLRVHEGDFVRAGDRLSEGPVNPHDILRIKGPAAVQQYLLNEVQEVYRLQGVKINDKHIGVIIRQMLQKVRVMEPGETEFLEGETVDRTVFLDTNQEALGAGKAPATSEPLLLGITKASLTTQSFISAASFQETTRVLTDAAIRGARDNLQGLKENIIIGHLIPAGTGIYRYNDVEFGPEPAEEPVEVGAEIAAASEAAVVEA; encoded by the coding sequence ATGATCGACTTCCCCCGCGTCCGCGAGACCCGCTCTCAGGACTTCAACTTCATCCAGGTGAAGATCGCCTCGCCCGAGGAGATCCGCGGCTGGAGCTTCGGCGAGGTCACCAAGCCGGAGACGATCAACTACCGCTCCTTCAAGCCGGAGCGCGACGGGCTGTTCTGCGAGCGCATCTTCGGTCCCGTCAAGGACTGGGAGTGCCACTGCGGCAAGTTCAAGCGCATCCGCTTCCGCGGCCACGTCTGCGACAAGTGCGGCGTGGAGGTCACGCTCTCCAAGGTGCGGCGCGAGCGCATGGGCCACATCGAGCTGGCCGTGCCGGTGGCGCACATCTGGATGTTCAAGACGCTCCCCTCGCAGATGGGCTACCTGCTGGGGATGACGCTGCGCGACCTGGAGAAGGTGATCTACTACGCCACCTACGTGGTCACCGCCGTGGGCGCCCAGGAGGTCAAGCACTCGCAGATCCTGGACGAGGACGAGTACCTGGCCCTGCGCGACAAGGCCCGCGAGGAGGGCGACGCCGAGTTCAAGGCCGAGATCGGCGCCGAGGCGGTCAGGAACCTCCTGCGCCAGATCGACGTGGACGAGCTGGCCGAGAGCCTGCGCACGCAGGTGGCCAACGAGACCAGCCAGCACCGCAAGAAGATGGTGCTGAAGCGGCTCAAGGTCATCGACGCCATCCGCGGCTCGGGGAGCACGCCCGCGGAGCGCAACAAGCCGGAGTGGATGATCATGGACGTGATCCCGGTCATCCCGCCCGACCTGCGCCCGCTGGTGCCGCTCGACGGCGGCCGCTTCGCCACCAGCGACCTGAACGACCTGTACCGGCGCGTCATCAACCGCAACAACCGGCTCAAGAAGCTGATGGAGATGCGCGCGCCCGAGGTCATCCTGCGCAACGAGAAGCGCATGCTGCAGGAGGCCGTCGACGCGCTCTTCGACAACGGCCGGCGCAGCAAGGCGATCCGCGGCCGCGGCAAGCGCCCGCTCAAGTCGCTCTCCGACATGCTCAAGGGCAAGCAGGGGCGCTTCCGCCAGAACCTGCTGGGCAAGCGCGTGGACTACTCGGGCCGCTCGGTGATCGTGGTGGGCCCGGAGCTCAAGCTGCACCAGTGCGGGCTGCCCAAGGCGATGGCGGTGGAGCTCTTCAAGCCCTTCATCATCCACGAGCTGGAGAAGCGCGGCGAGGCCGAGACGGTCAAGCGCGCCAAGAAGATCGTGGAGCGCGACGACCCGCGCGTGTACGAGGTGCTCGAGGACATCATCCGCGACCACCCCGTGCTGCTGAACCGCGCGCCCACGCTGCACCGCCTGGGGATCCAGGCGTTCGAGCCGGTGCTGGTGGAGGGGAAGGCGATCCGCATCCACCCGCTGGTGTGCGCCGCCTTCAACGCCGACTTCGACGGCGACCAGATGGCCGTGCACGTGCCGCTCTCGTTCGAGGCGCAGCTCGAGGCCCGCGTCCTCATGCTGTCGTCGAACAACATCCTGCTGCCGTCCAACGGCCGGCCGATCGCGGCGCCCAGCCAGGACATCGTGATCGGGTGCTACTGGCTGACCCACGAGACGCCCGCGCACAAGGGCGCCTTCGAGGCCGACCTGGAGGAGCAGAAGAAGCCGCAGGCCGAGCGCGACCCGGCCCGGGTGCTGCGCCGCTTCGGCACGGTGGCCGAGGTGGAGCTCGCGCTGGCGCACCGGGTGCTCGGCTACCACTCGCCGATCTACTTCTGGACCGACCCGCGCCCCGCGGCCGAGCTGGAGGAGGGCGAGGCCCGCAAGCCCGGCTGGATCCGCACCACGGCGGGGCGGGTGATCTTCAACTCCGTGGTCCCGGCCGAGATGGGCTTCTGGAACCGCACCATGGGGAAGAAGGAGCTGGGCGACGTCATCTTCAGCGCCTACCGCACCGTGGGCCTCGCCCGGACGACCGTGTTCCTGGACGACCTGAAGGCGTTCGGCTTCCGCTACTCCACGCTGGGCGGCGTGTCGGTGGGGATCGAGGACATGGAGATCCCGGCCGACAAGGACGGCATCCTGCGCGAGGCCGAGGAGGACGTGGCCCGCTTCACCCGCGCCTACAACAACGGCGTGATCAGCAACGGCGAGCGCTACAACAAGGTGATCGACACCTGGACGCACGCCAACAACGACGTGGCCGACGCCATGGTGGCCCGCCTCAAGGTGAGCCGCGGCGGGTTCAACCCCGTCTACATGATGATGAACTCGGGCGCCCGCGGCTCCCGCGACCAGATGCGGCAGCTGGCCGGGATGCGCGGGCTGATGGCCAAGCCCCAGAAGAAGCTGACCGGCGGGATCGGCGAGATCATCGAGAGCCCGATCAAGTCGAACTTCCGCGAGGGGCTCACCGTGCTGGAGTACTTCATCTCCACGCACGGCGCGCGCAAGGGCCTGGCCGACACGGCGCTGAAGACGGCCGACGCCGGGTACCTGACGCGCCGCCTGGTGGACGTGGCCCAGGACGTCACCATCACCGAGGACGACTGCGGCACGGTGCTGGGCCTCGAGGTGAGCGCGCTCAAGGAGGGCGAAGACGTGGTCGAGCCGCTCATGGACCGCATCGTGGGCTCGGTGGCGGCCGACGACGTCTTCGACCCGATCGACAAGGAGATGCTGGTCGAGGCGGGCGAGCTGATCAACGAGGAGATCGCCGTCAACATCGAGGACGCCGGGATCCAGACGGTGAAGATCCGCTCGGTGCTCACCTGCGAGAGCCGCCGCGGGCTCTGCCGCAAGTGCTACGGGCGCAACCTGGCCACCATGGGGATGGTGGACCAGGGCGAGGCGGTGGGGATCCTGGCCGCGCAGTCGATCGGCGAGCCGGGCACCCAGCTGACGCTGCGCACCTTCCACATCGGCGGCACGGCGGCCCGCATCGCGGCCACCACGCAGCGCAAGAGCAAGGTGGAGGGGGTGGCGCAGTTCGAGCGCATCACCAGCGTGCAGACGCCCGAGGGCGCGCGGATCGTCACCAGCCGCGAGGGCGAGATCATCATGCGCACGGCCGAGGGCGCGGTGCGGAGCCGCCTGGCCGTTCCCTACGGCGCCACCATCTCGGTGGCGGACGGGGACAAGATCGCCGTCGGGGATACCCTGTTCTCGTGGGACCCGTACTCGGAGCCGATCGTGGCCGACTTCGGCGGCACGGTGCGCTTCCTCGACATCGTCGACGAGGAGACGGTGCGCGAGGAGCTGGACGAGAGCACGGGCCGCCGCCAGATGGTGATCATCGAGGACCGCAGCAAGAAGCTGCACCCGATGATCGAGATCATGGGCGAGAACGGCGTGAAGCTGCGCGAGTTCATCGTGCCCGTCGGCGCGCAGCTCACGGTGCGCGACGCCGAGAAGATCGAGCCCGGCGCGACGCTCGCCAAGATCGCGCGCGAGGCGTACAAGACGCGCGACATCACCGGCGGCCTCCCGCGCATCGCCGAGCTGTTCGAGGCGCGGCGGCCGAAGGACCCGGCGGTGATCACCGAGATCGACGGCACCGTGCGCTTCGGCGACATCAAGCGCGGCAAGCGCGAGGTGCTGGTGATCCCGGAGGCCGGCAACGAGCGCGTCTACGAGGTGCCGGTGGGCAAGCACCTGCGCGTGCACGAGGGCGACTTCGTGCGCGCGGGCGACCGGCTCAGCGAGGGCCCGGTGAACCCGCACGACATCCTGCGGATCAAGGGCCCGGCCGCCGTGCAGCAGTACCTGCTGAACGAGGTGCAGGAGGTCTACCGCCTGCAGGGCGTGAAGATCAACGACAAGCACATCGGCGTGATCATCCGCCAGATGCTCCAGAAGGTGCGGGTGATGGAGCCCGGCGAGACGGAGTTCCTGGAGGGCGAGACGGTGGACCGCACGGTGTTCCTGGACACCAACCAGGAGGCGCTGGGGGCGGGGAAGGCGCCGGCCACTTCGGAGCCGCTCCTGCTGGGGATCACCAAGGCGTCGCTCACCACGCAGAGCTTCATCAGCGCGGCGAGCTTCCAGGAGACCACGCGGGTGCTCACCGACGCCGCCATCCGCGGCGCGCGCGACAACCTGCAGGGGCTGAAGGAGAACATCATCATCGGGCACCTGATCCCGGCGGGCACCGGCATCTACCGGTACAACGACGTGGAGTTCGGGCCCGAGCCGGCGGAGGAGCCGGTCGAGGTGGGCGCCGAGATCGCCGCGGCCAGCGAGGCGGCGGTGGTGGAGGCGTAG